The DNA sequence CTGGTCAGCGTGAAACACTGAAAAGCTACCTTGCACAATTGAAGACCGTTTCAAAGTCCAGCATGGAGATGTTCCGTGGGATCAATAAATAAACCCGTGCTGCGAATCACTGGCACAGAGACTGAAATGCTCTTAACTCTGGCTGATGATTTTGCTAAAGCCATGTGAGAAAGGGCTGATGGCCCTGGCTATCTGCTCTTTCGCCTGGGCCGCACAGGCGGCCCCTCTCAATGATAACCTAAGTTCATGGGAAGAACTGCCCCCCAGCGGACCTGCCACGCCAGGAAACAATGTGGGGGCGACTCTAGAGACCAGCGAACCTCTGCCGCCTGGATTCACCGCCCAAAGTTACGCCGCCACCTCCTGGTGGGGGCTGGAACTGGCCGCTGCAGACCAAGTCTGGTATGAGATCGAAACGGTCGGCAGCAGCTTCGATACCGTTTTATCTGTGTGGACCGGGGATGACTACACCAGCCCACCTCTGACCCTTGTGCACGTGAATGATGAAGCTGCGGAGGGTGGGGCCAGTCGCATCCGCTTTCTCGCCAATCCATTCACCGTTTATAAAGTCGCTGTCGCAGGGCGTGGCGCAGACCAGCAGGGTAACATCGCCGTACGCGCTTCCGTGGCTGCCACCCCCTTTGCCCGGTTGACGGGTGCCACTTTCAGCCCAGCGCCTGTGGATGTCAGTCAAGCTGCCGCCACCCTGACTGCGACGGTGACCGTGGATGCATCCCAAGAAATCGGTTCGGGCCAGATGGTGCTCTACAATCCCACCGGTGTTCCAGTGGCCACTGCACCTTTCCGGGGTGAAACCCATCGTATCAGCGGCAATATTGCCAGTGGAACTTACCGCATCAGTCTGACCGTCCCCCAGGGCGCCCTCCCAGGCACCTATCGCTGGAATCTTCAAATGAATGGCAGTGGTAACTTCCCCGGTGACAGCTCCTACGGCTGGGAAGCCCTCAGCCCCCTGCCCGCCGGGGCCACTCAGACCATCCAGGTCATCAATACGACCCCAGTAAATACCTACGCTCTCTGGACAGAGGCCAACCATCTCACCGGCCCAGATGCCGATCCTGAGCAAGACTTCGATGGGGATGGTCTGACCAACCTCACCGAATTCGCTCTGGGAATGAATCCCCGCCTCAATTCGCGAGCCAAGTTAGCGACCAGCGCAGGCAGCATCACTCAATTCGGTCTGCCTAACATCACGGTGGTGGGCGCCGGCCAGCAAAAGAAACTGCGGGTGGAGCACGCCCGCCGTGCAGGTGACACCACCCTCTCTTACACCGTCCAATTCAGCAGTGACCTCATCAACTGGACCAATGCCACCCAAGCTGCGACATCCCTGGCCACCAATGGCACCTATGAAGTTGTCGCCGTCGAGGACGTCCCCTTTAACCCGGCCAAGAGTCGCCGATTCGCCCGTGTGCGACTTGTGCGCTGAGGAGGTGCCCCTTTCTTTCCATGCGCATCCGCAGTGTCCAGCCTGAGATTCTCGAAACGCTGGCCAGCGATGATCCAGCCGCCCGACGTGGCCGCCAGGATCTCCTGCTGGTCAATGGCATCATGGGGAATCACCGCTGGATCTCACGCATGATGCGGCGGTATTGCCAGCCCGGCTGGCAGATGACCGAATTGGGCGCTGGAGATGGTGCCTTGTCCCTCAAACTCGCACAACAAGGGCTGTGCCAGACGCATGACCTTCATGCTTTCGATCTAGCTCCCCGCCCAGCCTCCTGGCCTGCGGATGCAGCCTGGACACAGGGAGACTTGTTTGCTCAAAACCTGCCCCCATCGCAGGTGCTCATCGCCAATCTGTTCCTGCACCATTTTGAGGCGGCACCACTTCACTTGTTAGGCAGCCGTATTGCTCCAGAGACGCAGCTCATCCTTGCGGCTGAGCCCGCGCGTTACCGCATCCACACCTTCATGGGTCGTCTTTTTTGCAGTCTAGCCCAGCTCAACTGGGTGACCCGCTACGACATGCAGGTGAGCATCCGCGCTGGTTTCCGGGGGCAGGAGCTTCCCGATTTTCTGGGGCTGGATTCTAGCTGGGAGATTTCCGTCCGGGAGACCGTATTCGGTGGCTACCGAATGATGGCGCGGCGCAAGTAGCGCCCCGTCATTCAGGTCACCATCTTCAGACTCAACGATCCGATGAGAAAATCCAAAATCCGTCAGAAGCTTGATGCCGGGCAAGTCGCCCGTGTGTGTGCCTTGGGGTCCAATATTCCTTATTACCCCCAGATGGCGGCCCACTTTGGTTACGATGCCATCTGGGTAGATGGGGAGCACCGCGTGTGGGATCCTCGTGAAGTCACCGAGCTAGTCACCCGTCATCATTTGGCGGATATTGACTGCCTCTACCGCCCGCCCACAGTGGAAAAAACAGGCCTCTCCCGACTGCTGGAAGATGGTGTGGCTGCGCTGATGATCCCGCAGGTGAACGATGCCGAACGCGCGCGGCAACTGGTGGAAGCCACCAAGTTTCCACCCCTCGGTGACCGGGGGCTGGATGGCTCAGGCATGGATGCCGGTTTCTGGGTGCAGAAGTCTCCTGAC is a window from the Prosthecobacter dejongeii genome containing:
- a CDS encoding HpcH/HpaI aldolase family protein encodes the protein MRKSKIRQKLDAGQVARVCALGSNIPYYPQMAAHFGYDAIWVDGEHRVWDPREVTELVTRHHLADIDCLYRPPTVEKTGLSRLLEDGVAALMIPQVNDAERARQLVEATKFPPLGDRGLDGSGMDAGFWVQKSPDYIQQRNRETVLILQIETPKALENMAEIAALPGVDALFLGPGDLSLRLGCTASIRDPQIHDAVSRLAAVCKAAGKPWGMPVGNIEDAKTIVDMGCQILAMGNEFWAIHDHLKAHGEQLQNLLG
- a CDS encoding methyltransferase domain-containing protein, with the translated sequence MRIRSVQPEILETLASDDPAARRGRQDLLLVNGIMGNHRWISRMMRRYCQPGWQMTELGAGDGALSLKLAQQGLCQTHDLHAFDLAPRPASWPADAAWTQGDLFAQNLPPSQVLIANLFLHHFEAAPLHLLGSRIAPETQLILAAEPARYRIHTFMGRLFCSLAQLNWVTRYDMQVSIRAGFRGQELPDFLGLDSSWEISVRETVFGGYRMMARRK